The Streptomyces sp. NBC_01298 genome contains the following window.
TCACCGTCTCGGCCCTGCGCAAACGGCTCGGCGAACCGTGGATCATCGCCACGGTGCCCGGCGTCGGCTACCGCATCGACACCCAGCCGGAGACCGGGAGCACCACCTCATGAACCAGGGCAGGAATCAGGTCGTGCACCGGGCTGTGCACCGGGCCGTGCACCGGGCCGCCAAGAGATCCCCTGGATGGAGCGTTCGCTCCAAACTCACCCTCAGCTACGCCGGGTTCCTCATGGTCGCCGGCGTCCTGCTGCTCGCGGCGGTGTGGCTGTTCCTCCTGCGCTACGTCCCCGACCGCGCGCTCATCGTGTCCGCCGAGGCCCCCACCCACGGCGTCTTCCCCATCCGGTCCAACCTCCTGCGCGTCTTCGCTCCGAGGGCGGCCGCGGTACTGGCGTTCCTGCTGGTGCTCGGCCTCGTGGGCGGGTGGATCCTCGCCGGACGGATGCTCGCGCCCCTCACCCGGATCACGGACGCGGCGCGGACGGCCGGAAACCGGTCGCTGTCCCACCGGATCCACATGACGGGCCGCCAGGACGAATTCCGTGAACTCTCCGACGCCTTCGACTCGATGCTCGAACAGCTGGAGTCCCACGTGGCCGAGCAGCAGCGGTTCGCGGCGAACGCCTCCCACGAGCTGCGCACCCCCCTGGCCATCTCCCGGACGCTCCTCGACGTGGCCCGCGAGGACCCGACCCTCGACCGGGGCGAGCTCATCGAACGCCTGCACGTCGTGAACGCGCGGGCGATCGACCTCACCGAGGCCCTCCTGCTGCTCAGCCACGGCGACCGCGCTGACTTCGCGCGCGAGGGCGTCGACCTCTCGCTCTTCGCCGAGGAAGCCGCCGAAACGCTGCTCCCCCTCGCCGAGCAGCGCCGCATCACCCTCGACGTCACCGGCGGGGCGGCCCGGACCGACGGCTCCGCGGAGCTCCTGCTTCGGATGGTGACGAACCTCGTCCAGAACGCCGTCGTCCACAACCTCCCCGCCGACGGGACCGTGACGGTCCACACCGAGGAGGACGGCGGCACGAGCGTGCTGCGGGTCGAGAACACGGGCCCCCGGCTCGCGCCGGAACTGGTCCCGACGCTCACCGAACCCTTCCGCCGCGCGACGGAACGCGTACGCACCGACGAGCACGCCGGCGCCGGCCTCGGCCTGGCCATCGTGCACAGCATCGTCCGCGCCCACGCCGGCACCCTCGACCTCGCCCCCCGCGCGGCGGGGGGTCTCGTGGTGACGGTCCGGCTCCCGGGCGCGCGCTAGGGCCTGTCGTCAAACTCCCGTCGTCGCCCGAAGGGCGGCCGCGCGGCGTCCGGTGCGTGCTCTCGGCGTGCCGGGCGGAAAGCCGCGTACTGGACGTACCCGGCCTTCCGCCCGGTGCGGCGAGAGCGCGTGCCGGACGCCGTGCGGCAGGCGGGAGTTTGACGACAGGCCCTAGGCGACGCCCGTAGGCCCGTACGTGGCTGAGGCCGACGAGTTCGCCGATGCCTCAGCGATCCTCGCCCGGTTCCTTCGTGTCGAACGCCTGGGCGACGGCAAGGCTGTCCTCGTAGACGTGGTGCCGGGTGACGAGGCCGTCCTCGACAGTGAGGTGCAAAGCGAACCGGGCGCGATAGGCGCGGCCGGTGGAGCGGGCGGTCTGACGGATCTCGCCGAGCACGACCGCGTCGTTTCCGTCAATGAGGACGCGCTCGATCTCGGTCGCCGCCTGCCCGGGCACGTGGTGCTCGGCGAGTTCGCGGAAGTGAGCGGCGGCATCGGCACGGGTGGCACGGTGGCGGATCCACGGGGTGGCGGGCCGACCGTGCTCGGCCTCCGGCCAGTCCAGCTTCCAGTCGCCCCGTTCGGCATACATCTCGGCGATGCGCTCGGGATCGCCCTCGCCGATCCGGCGCAACAGCTCCTCCAGCACGGCGCGGGTGGTTGCGGGTACGGCTGTGGACACGACTCATCACTCCGATCCGGCATCCGCGTCCGGCTGACGCGGCGAGATCAGCATTCTGACCAGTGCCGACCGCTCCGTGCCATTACCTC
Protein-coding sequences here:
- a CDS encoding sensor histidine kinase produces the protein MVAGVLLLAAVWLFLLRYVPDRALIVSAEAPTHGVFPIRSNLLRVFAPRAAAVLAFLLVLGLVGGWILAGRMLAPLTRITDAARTAGNRSLSHRIHMTGRQDEFRELSDAFDSMLEQLESHVAEQQRFAANASHELRTPLAISRTLLDVAREDPTLDRGELIERLHVVNARAIDLTEALLLLSHGDRADFAREGVDLSLFAEEAAETLLPLAEQRRITLDVTGGAARTDGSAELLLRMVTNLVQNAVVHNLPADGTVTVHTEEDGGTSVLRVENTGPRLAPELVPTLTEPFRRATERVRTDEHAGAGLGLAIVHSIVRAHAGTLDLAPRAAGGLVVTVRLPGAR
- a CDS encoding nuclear transport factor 2 family protein, with the protein product MSTAVPATTRAVLEELLRRIGEGDPERIAEMYAERGDWKLDWPEAEHGRPATPWIRHRATRADAAAHFRELAEHHVPGQAATEIERVLIDGNDAVVLGEIRQTARSTGRAYRARFALHLTVEDGLVTRHHVYEDSLAVAQAFDTKEPGEDR